The Fusarium falciforme chromosome 7, complete sequence genome window below encodes:
- a CDS encoding MFS domain-containing protein, with translation MTKGTDSNIELGGLGDEKPTGVHHERIQLLANLPDPDAGKSDEERAEIDRKLMWKVDLWLIPWLSLLYLLSFLDRTNIGNARLAGMEPDLNMSGTDYNLSLTIFFISYAVFEPLTNALLKRLTPRIFFTIIIVVWGVIMTLMGLVTNFKGLLAARWFLGVAEAGLFPGVNYYLSCWYKGSEIGARSAVFFSAAALAGSFGGLLAAAIAKMDGIGGKPGWAWIFIIEGLATTFVGFFCWWMVFDWPENARFLSPDDQVRVQRRIIADRQGKTAEDFDKRHIYEALKDWKTYGYMAIYMGCLVPLYAFSLFLPTILRGMGYTGTRAQLLSVPPYAAAATMTISIGLLADKTRWRGYLNMVTVVIGIGGFLMLIATSNPKIQYAGTFLGAIGIYPTIPNTLSWLINNTEGSLKRAVVLGMVVGWGNLNGVVSSNIYLVQEAPRFWSGHGVVLGYQAVFLLGGSVFMHFALARQNKIRREGRMNEKWDAMTEEQRWVAGDKRPDFIYTI, from the exons ATGACTAAAGGAACCGACTCCAACATCGAGCTTGGTGGGCTTGGAGACGAGAAGCCCACTGGCGTTCACCATGAGCGCATCCAATTGCTCGCCAACTTGCCTGACCCTGATGCTGGCAAAAGCGACGAGGAACGCGCTGAGATT GACCGAAAGCTCATGTGGAAAGTCGACCTTTGGCTTATCCCCTGGCTGTCTCTCCTCTACCTTCTCTCGTTCCTCGATCGAACCAATATCGGCAACGCCCGTCTCGCTGGCATGGAACCTGATCTTAATATGTCAGGAACCGACTACAACTTGTCCTTGACAATCTTTTTCATCAGCTATGCTGTCTTCGAGCCCCTTACGAACGCGCTTCTGAAGCGACTTACACCTCGAATCTTCTTTACCATCATTATTGTCGTCTGGGGCGTCATTATGACGCTCATGGGTCTTGTTACCAACTTCAAAGGCCTTCTCGCCGCACGTTGGTTTCTCGGCGTTGCGGAGGCTGGTCTATTCCCAG GCGTGAACTACTACCTCTCTTGCTGGTACAAGGGATCAGAAATAGGTGCCAGATCTGCCGTGTTCTTTTCCGCAGCTGCCCTTGCAGGTTCTTTCGGCGGTCTTCTCGCTGCTGCTatcgccaagatggatgGCATCGGCGGCAAGCCTGGCTGGGCATGGATTTTCATCATTGAAGGTCTCGCCACAACTTTCGTCGGTTTCTTCTGCTGGTGGATGGTCTTTGATTGGCCTGAGAATGCTCGCTTTCTTTCACCAGACGACCAAGTTCGGGTCCAGCGACGCATCATCGCCGACAGGCAGGGCAAGACGGCCGAAGATTTCGATAAGCGACACATCTACGAGGCTCTCAAGGACTGGAAGACATATGGATACATGGCTATCTATATGGGCTGTCTCGTTCCTCTCTAcgccttctctctcttcctccctaCGATCCTCCGAGGCATGGGATACACAGGAACTCGAGCCCAGCTCCTGAGCGTTCCCCCGTACGCAGCCGCTGCGACGATGACCATTTCCATCGGCCTCCTTGCTGACAAGACCCGCTGGCGCGGATACCTCAATATGGTCACAGTTGTTATAGGCATCGGCGGCTTCCTCATGCTCATCGCCACCTCGAATCCAAAAATCCAATATGCTGGAACTTTCCTCGGAGCCATCGGCATCTACCCCACCATCCCCAACACCCTATCTTggctcatcaacaacaccgaAGGATCGCTGAAGCGTGCCGTCGTTCTTGGTATGGTGGTTGGATGGGGCAACCTGAACGGCGTGGTATCCTCCAACATCTACTTGGTTCAGGAAGCTCCTCGGTTCTGGTCCGGCCACGGTGTCGTTCTTGGATACCAGGCAGTATTCCTTCTAGGTGGCTCTGTTTTTATGCACTTTGCTTTGGCAAGGCAGAACAAGATCCGAAGGGAGGGCAGGATGAACGAGAAATGGGATGCCATGACCGAGGAGCAGAGATGGGTTGCCGGTGACAAGCGCCCCGATTTCATTTACACGATTTAG
- a CDS encoding Abhydrolase-3 domain-containing protein has product MSLESLAQMSRLYPTQSPPPSRTEYTKKLAMHDGHVHEVGVYKPQSLATGPLVVLIHGGGFCLGHYSHISFYSRALAALYGVTVVNIAYRLAPEFPFPTAPQDVWDSLAALTSSNMADELGLDLSRGFFIGGTSAGANLAAVAVQQWVTQKLSPPILGVWLNIPMIFDAAIVPEEHKALWFSRKQNADAMVINAKSREYVYRVYRPDIRSPDFSPFNSPNPHTGLPPVYIQVCGQDPLRDDGLVYERVLREHGVKTRLDTYPGVSHGAANLFPTLNSSKKHQVDVLQGFSWLFGKEVRDEECQAAMKAGFGD; this is encoded by the coding sequence ATGTCACTGGAAAGTCTTGCCCAGATGTCGCGCCTTTATCCCACTCAATCACCGCCTCCCTCTCGGACCGAGTATACAAAGAAGTTAGCGATGCACGACGGTCATGTCCATGAAGTTGGAGTTTACAAACCACAAAGCTTGGCCACGGGGCCTCTTGTCGTTCTGATCCATGGAGGAGGCTTTTGCCTTGGACATTACTCTCACATTAGCTTCTATTCTAGGGCGCTTGCTGCCCTGTACGGTGTGACCGTGGTCAATATCGCGTATCGTTTGGCCCCGGAGTTTCCCTTCCCTACCGCGCCACAAGATGTTTGGGATTCCCTTGcagccttgacgagctcAAACATGGCCGATGAGCTGGGCCTGGACTTATCCAGAGGATTCTTCATTGGTGGGACGTCTGCTGGCGCAAACCTCGCCGCGGTTGCGGTTCAGCAATGGGTTACCCAAAAACTGTCACCACCAATCCTCGGAGTTTGGCTCAATATTCCCATGATCTTTGACGCTGCCATTGTGCCCGAAGAGCACAAGGCTCTTTGGTTTTCCAGGAAACAAAACGCCGACGCCATGGTCATCAACGCCAAGTCTCGGGAATATGTCTACAGGGTCTACAGGCCTGACATCAGATCGCCCGACTTCTCGCCTTTCAACTCCCCTAATCCTCATACGGGCCTTCCCCCAGTTTATATCCAGGTCTGCGGCCAGGACCCCCTACGAGACGATGGCTTGGTCTACGAAAGAGTACTAAGGGAACATGGTGTGAAAACTCGACTAGACACGTATCCCGGGGTGTCCCATGGCGCCGCCAACCTTTTTCCAACCTTGAACAGCTCTAAAAAACATCAAGTGGACGTTCTTCAGGGTTTCAGCTGGTTGTTCGGCAAGGAGGTGCGAGATGAAGAATGTCAAGCCGCAATGAAGGCGGGTTTTGGAGATTGA
- a CDS encoding Metallophos domain-containing protein — MHWFALAAVAFGTIASAGVSNRANQALTFGRDGTFQISIFEDLHYGEAPSTYGPTQDGLTSKVVSKILRDERGIDLAVINGDIISRDNLMPNSTGYLDQALKPLVERGMTWASVYGNHENNNMRNVKDVFRREKRFRGSRTLSMVPGKDVGITNYYLPVYDSKCTRGHRCVPKLILWFFDSRSGFNYNDLDEQGKQVQRVNWVDKKVVKWFIKERKNIERKYRTTIPSLAFVHIPPNVFYAVQKDVGIDPTRSPGINDMFQLGQGEKFCANGTRSDGCTWGGQDIPFMDALGSTRGLMGVFVAHHHGNSWCYPWTDKSLPDYPVQPSAGGLKICYGQHTGYGGNGDWERGSRQLLLRQDRIKKGELETWIRLETGEVVGAVTLNRTFGQDEYPQSPNRKTFCEECKLFSKLP, encoded by the exons ATGCATTGGTTTGCACTTGCAGCTGTTGCATTCGGGACTATTGCCTCTGCAGGTGTCTCTAATCGTGCCAACCAAGCTTTGACTTTTGGACGCGATGGAACCTTTCAGATCTCCATCTTTGAAGATCTTCACTACGGAGAGG CTCCCAGTACCTACGGGCCTACCCAAGATGGCCTTACTTCAAAGGTCGTGTCCAAGATTCTCCGAGATGAGCGTGGCATAGATCTTGCGGTTATTAATGGCGACATTATCTCTCGAGATAATCTAATGCCCAACAGTACCGGTTACCTCGACCAAGCCCTGAAGCCTCTTGTTGAACGAGGAATGACATGGGCTTCAGTATACGGAAATCACGAAAACAACAACATGCGAAATGTCAAAGATGTCTTCCGTCGTGAGAAGCGATTCCGAGGATCTCGCACTCTCTCCATGGTTCCAGGCAAGGATGTTGGTATTACAAACTATTACCTTCCTGTTTATGATTCAAAGTGCACCCGCGGTCATCGTTGTGTTCCCAAGCTCATCCTGTGGTTCTTTGATAGCCGCAGTGGCTTCAACTACAACGACTTGGATGAACAAGGAAAGCAAGTGCAGCGTGTGAACTGGGTTGACAAGAAGGTTGTCAAGTGGTTCATCAAAGAGCGCAAAAACATCGAGAGAAAGTACAGGACGACCATCCCGTCTTTGGCCTTTGTTCACATCCCGCCCAACGTCTTCTACGCTGTACAGAAGGATGTAGGCATTGACCCGACCCGCAGCCCTGGAATCAACGACATGTTCCAGCTGGGCCAGGGTGAGAAGTTTTGCGCGAACGGTACGAGAAGCGATGGTTGCACTTGGGGTGGCCAGGACATTCCTTTCATGGATGCTCTCGGATCGACTCGCGGTCTCATGGGTGTTTTCGTGGCTCATCACCACGGAAACTCTTGGTGCTATCCATGGACCGACAAGAGCTTGCCTGACTATCCCGTGCAACCCTCAGCTGGAGGCTTGAAGATTTGTTACGGCCAGCATACAGGATACGGAGGCAATGGGGACTGGGAGCGTGGCTCTCGACAGCTACTTCTGCGTCAAGACCGcatcaagaagggcgagctCGAGACTTGGATCCGTCTTGAAACCGGAGAGGTTGTTGGAGCTGTGACTCTCAACAGGACCTTTGGCCAGGACGAGTATCCTCAATCGCCCAACAGAAAGACTTTCTGCGAAGAGTGTAAGCTTTTCTCCAAACTACCCTGA